A stretch of DNA from Spirosoma endbachense:
GTAAATCTTCCGGGCCATCCTCTTTGAGCCGGAAGCCGAGCAAGGCTAAGGAGTCATCATGAAAAACCTCAAAGCATTCAGGATCCGGTAAAAAGTTGTTACAGGTAGCAACCGTTGGATCGAGCCAGGATAGCCCTGTTACCCCCATGTGTGAGGCAACCAGGGGTATAGGTGTAAACCCTTCCTCGTTTATAAGCTTTTCCCGGAATCGGTACCACTGGCGACGCGCTTGAATACTCATGTGCTTGAGGTCGATTAAGATTCGATCTTCCTCATCGGTCTGTCGAAGCGCTGTTCGGATGAAGTTAAGTCCTTCGTCAGTAATTCGGTTACCGTGGGGATTGAATCCACCTGCGTTCGGGTTAGTACCGTCACCAGCGAACCGGCCCGGTACGCCAAAGGCATGATTTGTTAAACAGTTAGTTGTGTGATGAGTGACTGTGATATACAGTAATCGGGGAACTTCACTACGAAAAGCCGCCTGCTTCCAATCGGCAAGGGCCTGGGTTACCTCAGCCCGATGGAGTAGCGTTTCCTGGTCGAGGACATTGACGCGGCCATAAAAATTATGCCCCCCTTCCATGTTTACCAGGATGTTAATGACATCCGGGCCAGGATCAATATCATCAAAGCTATTAACGATCTGACACCGAAATGGGCCAAAATTTCGATTGCCAAAGTCCTCGACAACAGCCAATTCACGCTGCAAGAGCGTATGATAACTAATGGCATCCGGTCGGTTGGTATCGCCAATTTCTTGCAACTGGCCAATATTCATGCCCTCAATAAACCGTAGTACGCGATTAAAACCGCAAAACTTCAGGTTCGCATAGGAGTTCTCCATGGCAAAGAGCGTCGCTACTACCACTTTGGCGCCACCTGGATCGGCCCTGTTAATATGAGTTAGGCAGGATTGAGAATCCAGAATCGTTTCTAATGGTTTGCCAAAGGCATTAATCACCACTTGTTGAACAAAGTTTACGTTCCCCGGATTGATTTTTACCGTAAATACTTGATCCGGTTGAAACCCTTTTATCCAGGTGGGCCGTAGAAACGGATGGCAATGCAGATCAAAATAAGGCATATAGGAAGGTCGTTAGGGTTTGATATAGTACCGGCTAAGCACAACGGAACCAGCAAGCCTAAATTACCTTATGGAAATGGGTAAGCACAAGGGGGGATTTCCCCTTTTCTACGGGGAAATTGGCTTCTTTTGAAAAGTATTGCTTTTCGAGCTTCACTTCCGTCACGATTTCGCCCCCTACCATTCGTTAACTTTATAACTTGCCAGCTCTCATTATGTCGGGGATGGCAGAACACAGTAAAATCAGCTTGATACTTATTTTCTTATCTCATACCATAATTCTACCATTCCGCTTTTATAGGCTGTCACCTCTTTTAGGTGCAATGTTTGTTCTTGTCCAATTTGGTTGAAAAACAATGTCCCTTCACCTAAAATAATAGGCATAATGGACAGCCTTATTTCATCCGCTAAGTTTAACCGAAGGAAATCTTTGGCCAGTATGGCACCACCTACAAGCCAGATATTTTTATAGTTTGGCTTTAATCGTTCGATTATTAGCTTGTTTAGATCGCCGGCATACAATTCAATGTTTTTTCGCTCAATCGGTAGGCTTCGATGAGTCACTACTATTGTTGGTATATCTCCGTAAGCCCATCCATACGATTTTGACAGTTCCAAAGCGTGTTCGTATGTCCGAGAACCCATTATATAGCAGTCAATTGTTTTGAGAAATTCCTGGGTGGCTTGCTCCGTAACTTCAACTCCTTTCTCATAATAGTCCGCTGTATCAAACCATGAAACGCTATTGTCTTTTTTGGCGATAATGCCGTCAAGACTGGAGACCATATGGATGGTCATTGTAAAGGCTTCTGCTTTCATAGATGTGTCATTGATAATACTTCTCTTCGTACTAATGAAAGAATATCTTTCTTTTACCTAATCTGGCCATTCTGCTTTTATTCGCTTTACATAGTTGCGGGGGCTGCGACAAAACTTAATTGTATAATGAACACCCTGAAATAAACTCTGACTCGGCATTCACCTGATCTGTATTTTTTCAGGATAAATACCCTCTATATCAACAGTTTACATCAGCCTACGTACACGTTTATGGTTTACCTGGCAGCCTGCCTGAAGCCGAACAAGTTGCATTTTTCGGTAACCATATTGAAAGGTCAGCAGGTATTGCTCATCCAACACAGGCTGGTAGTAGTAGGCTGACCAATGCAGACCCAACCACTAACATTGTTGCCGAAGGCTATCTATAGCAGTTGGATCGAGTGGTAAACAGTCTTAAACAAGACTCATTGGGGTAACCGCTCAGGCGACCCGGTTTTTTTCAATGAAAGTCAGCTCCATCTGTGAGTACCAAATCAGTTCATATAGCAGGGCAACATCAGGCACAGTAGTTGTCGAAACTGCCTTTTGAGTTGGTAAAAATAGCGCCGGTGCAGCCACCATAAATTGCTTTACCCAATCACGAATCTGGTTGGGCCGGTTGGCCGGTGCCATGTAGTTCATGACGCTTGCTGATAATAGCTAACGTGTCTTTTTCTTTGAGCAATTCAAGGACAACTTTGAGCTTAAAGTCGGCAGTAAATTTTCGTTTGTTTTTGCCTTTCATATCAGGTCTAAAGTTAGCCCGTTATCCAATTTAGCAAGTAGTTCTAACTATGGGGGCACACTAAGCCATATTATATAGCTACAATCCATGCTCCTGGGCAAAATTGATCAGTTCTGAAAGGTGCGTTATACCTAGCTTACGGTAAATGTTCTTGCGATGTGATTTCACGGTTTCTACACCAACGAACAACTTATGGCTGATTTGTGGATTGCTGAGCCCCAGTCGAAGCAATTTGATAATCTTGATTTCAGTGGGTGTAAGTTTGAAACGTACGACAAAGCTATCGTCAGCATGAAGATCGGTAGTGGGGGGGCTCGGGAAGATACGTTCTCCGGCCAGTACGCGCCGGATGGTATCGAGCATCGCTGGTACGCGAACATGTTTAAGCAGATAGGCAGCAGCGCCAGCTTCATAACACTCATTAATGAACCGTCGATAACCGTACATCGTTAGCATTATCGTTTTAACCGAGGGGAAGGTGGCTGATAATTGCCTGGCACATTCAAGGCCATTGGGGACAGGTAGGTTGATGTCCAGCAACACGATGTCCGGGCTATGTTCATGGACGGCAGGCAGTACATCACTACCCCGGAATACCTGCGCTACGACCGTTACTGAGGGATCTGCCTGGGTGAGCTGTAAGGCTAGACCATCGCTGAAAAGAGCATGATCATCAGCTAAGAGAACGCGGATTGATTCAGGGAAGGTGTGCGTCATATGGTATTTCAAGCCGAATGGTGGTGCCTGCTACCGATGTATCAACAGCCATCAGTCCTCGTAACCATTCGGTACGTGAAGCTACACTTTTCAGCCCAATTCCATTCATAGAGTCCGTGTTTTTAGTGGGGAATCCCCTACCATTATCTTCGATGGTAACATTCAACAGATCAGGATGATATACTAACTGAACAACCGACTCAGTAGCCTGGCTATGGCGCACTACGTTGTTCATTAATTCCAAGATAGCACGGTATAAAGTCAACTCCGCTAGTTGAGAAAGCGGGACGGTTTCACCTGCACTTATAAACAAAAACTTAATTCCTGATGAATCTTCTAACCGACGTGCGGCTTCTCCTACCGCACCAGCCAGCCCAAGCGTCATCAATTCATCGGGCATTAGATTGTGCGACACCGCTCGTACGTCGGTAATAATCTGATCGAGGAAATTGTGTGCATCGGAGCTGTTGGTGGGAAGTTTACCACGCAGGGCAATTAGCGAGGTGCCGATGTCATCGTGCAGATCTTTGGCAATACGTCGGCGTTCGGTTTCCTGGGCGTTGAGGAGTTGTTCGGCATACTGCTGGTGTATCGTACTAACCGCCGTTAACGACTCTTCTTTCTCTCGAATTAACTTAAAGCCAATACCAATGCCTAACACGATGATCTGAACAAATGGAATAGCATAACCAAACTTATAAAATACCCAACTTATATCGACCGAAAACAACACCGTAATGGCAAACCAGCTAATGCTTATCAGCAGGGGTAAAAAGCTAATTAAATAGATCAGGGCTTCATATTTTCGACGAGCTAGTCCAAAAACAACAAGGCCTAATATGAGAACCTCTATAACTAGGCCAACGATAGCTATAATGGATGAGTTTGTAAAACTGAACGGCAGGATCAATACATAAATGGCTGCTGAGAGTGAGAGTAAGGAAATAATTTTTATACCAATAATCCATTTCCGCTTCAATAGACTCCGAAGGAGCAAAAACTCAATCGTAAAGTTTACTTGTGCAAATCCAGCTATACCAAACATAACCAAATGCGTGTTCTCTCCCAATAGAGGGATATTGGGTAAATAATGATCCCAGATACCTACCATGCCCATAAAAGCAATTCCGTAGCTTACGGTATAAATCGCATAGTAGCATAACAGACTTTTTTTGGTTGCCAGAAACAATGATAAGCTGGTTAAAAACGCAATGAGCAAAATGCCTGAGCCCAGCGAGATTAGCAGATCGAATGAAAACCCGTATTTTATAAATTCAGGCTGGTTGTAGAGCGTAATGGGTAACATCAATACACTCTTCTCACGGATTGCTCTGCAATAAAGGGTTAGAGTTTGGTTCGGCTTTATGACCACTGGAAAGGCAAACATTCGGTGAGCCATTGGCCGATCAACAATCGGGGTTCTACGGCTAATGTGTTCTTTCCTGTAGCGTACGTTTCGCTGCTCATCCACAAGGAAGAAGGCAAGGTCGTCGATATAGACAAAGTCCACGCCAAATACTAACACCTGTTCATGGTTCGCTTCATTTCGGATTTGGCATCGGACCCAATGGGCCCAGGGAGCAAATCCTATATTTAGTATCTGTTTATCAATCAACTGAAAATCATACTGATTAGCCGTGTCGGATAAAAGAGCCTCAATTGTTACGGTTTGAGAGGTATCACTAAAATACGCGGCATGCCCAAAGAGTGTATTTTTTTCAAAACGGTCATCAATCCGCAATACACTTGGGTTATGCTGTGCCATAGTGGTATGGCTACCCCATAAAAACAGAAAGCACAGGCATGTACGTACCAGCATGATCGTAATAGTAAAACCGAAAGCACAAGCAAAGAAAAAATAGTTTACGGACACAAAAAATCCCCCGGTTGGGGGATAGGATGCGGCTTTGGGGCATGCCAATTTTGTGACGGTCAAAGGCTTTGTTTCAGAGTATCTACGATTGTTCGATGGGCAAACAAATCTGTCAACTAACCAAACGTTCATCAAGTCATTTTGTACGCAGCTAACAGAGGCTTTCAGCTAACTATCCACACCTTTCTGATTATTAAAAAGTTCCACAATGCATAGGACACGGTTTATTATTAATCGTTCCTTTGTCCTAAACCCTTTAAAGGCAGCCTATGAGAAGTAGAGTAAAAAAACTACCTTTCACTGGCTGCCTATAAAGGGTTCAGGACACCCAGACAACATAATACATATCCTTGAAATAACTTCAGGATCCGGAAAGGTTATTTCAATGCAACATACGCCCTATTAAGTCAGAACTAAACCGGTTCAACGAGTAGGCTCATCCAAATAGAGGTACAATTCTTTAATGAGCCCATTCTCAATAAGGGCAATATCCATTCCACTGGCAGCAGGTTTCGCATTGGCGGGTCCAAGTGTCCAGGCGGCATGGCTAACGCCGTGGTTGGCTACTACTGCCTTTGTTAGGATAAAGACAAATTCAGATGGCCATTGCCCCTGTAGTTTCTGTATGAGTGAATCAATCGCCTGATGACCTGTTATAGCGGGGCCATTATCCGCTTCATAAAAAACAATGTCGGCTGCATAAATCCGTAACAATTTCCTTCAACTGCTGCTCCTGGTCACGTTTACTCCAAACCTTTAGAAGACTATCTTCCAATACTTGTGCTGCTTTATTGTCCATATTTAGTTGCTTTTATTCAAAATCTAAACCTCCCAGAGTAGTGCGATAAAACAAAAATATCTGTCAGGTTTGACCATCTTCTCTCAAATTAAAGACAGTGTCAACGAGCCTATAGCTGCCTAAAAAGCGTAGTTCTCTTCGCAAGTGGAAGTATCTATTTCCTGAGCTAGTTTCTAACACTAAGAGTTAGCAGAATCGATAAAGCTTTCCCAAAAATGACTAGTTCCTTATTATTGACGAGTAGCATTCAAGGGCTATAAACCCGACCGTTTAATCAGTTCATGACAGGCTAAAACACGTACAGCTAGTAAATTGCTTTCTGCGTAATGACAAAACAGCAGGAACCATTTAAGGCTATGGCGAATCAGACGTAAATTCTATTTTCTTTACCCTATCAACCAGAAGCCACCTGGCAAACTATAATCATCCTGTAAATGGGCTACTTTATCACGTTCCTGATTGGCGTTTTGCTGCTTTTAGGTTCATTGTATTTGTTTTCTACCTCAATTAATTTTATTAAGGCAGGCACCCGTACGCTGGCTACGGTTGAAAAGCTTGTTCAGGAAAGTGGCAAAAAAGGCAAATCCACCTACAGGCCTATTTTTCGATTTACTACGATTACTGGTCAGGTGATCCATTATCCATATAAGATTGCCAGCGCACCACCCGATTGGGCAGTAGGCGAGAAAGCAACACTCGTTTATAAACTGGATGACCCTGAAAATCCAATGGTGCTTACCTATTTTGGCGCTTTTGGATGGGCCGTCAGTTTACTGGCAATTGCCACCGTACTACTCATTATTGGGGGAGGCTACTATCTCTTCGGCTATTTCGCAAGGCAATTTTTACTGTAACTATCTGCATAGCTCACTAGTTGACACCTCCTGCTCAACAGGAAGCACCACTTGCTAAACACTGGACGGCCACCGTTCAGGATTGCTTTTATTCGTATCGCTAAAGCTGTGAGGTCTCTTATCGAGATAAAGTAGCTTTTTGTAAGTTCAACCAACTACTACGATGTATGGAATCGGTAAGTATCCATCTCTTTGACGGGATCGACAAGAATTTCGCCAAGCTCCACAATCTGGATGATGGCCGAAAGGTCAACTATATGACCACCTACAAAAATCTCATCCCCTTTGGCATGCCCGCAGGTGATGTGGTTCGCTGGATCAAACAGCAGATTGGCGCCAATAAGATCCATATTCTGCGCATCGTGGCTCATGGCGACAGCGGAGCCTTCTTTCTAGGAAAGGTTTATAATGTGGACAACATTTACGAATGGTGGACGCTGCGCGGATGTTTTGATTCGGCAGCCCGCGTTGAATTGCATTCCTGTGCCATCGCCAGTGAAACCGCGCTTCATACCAATATGATCCAGCCCGGAACGACCATCAAGCGAGGCCGCTATTCAGGGAATACGGAGGGGAATGGCGTCAAATTCATGCGGTATCTGGCCTCGGCGGTGAATGCCAAAGTAATCGCTTCGATTGACGATCATGTGGTTGGTAGCAACAAATGGTCTCTGTATTCGACCGCGATGTCGAACACGGTGACGGTCTACCCAAATGGCACAATCGAAACCCAGGCCTTGAACCCTATGGTTGCCGATTAGCGATTCTGCTATAACCTAATATACCATTACTCAAAACGTATCCTTTTGATGCATAAAGTTGACTTTATTTAAACTGAGTTCTCAACTAAACACGCTAGCCGATGCAACGTCGTTTATTTCTTCAACTTCCACTAGGAATTCCTGTTCTTTCCCAATACGGTTTTCCACCCCTGGCACTGGTGAAGGGCTTCAAAGTGGAAGCTGGTAAAGACCGCTTTGGCAAAAGTCTTAATTATATCGGTGCCCGTTTTGATTTAAAAGTGTCAGGGAAAGACACCAATGGTGCCATCAGTGTTTTCGAGACCACTCGTTTTGAGAAAAAGGGGCCGATCCTCCATATGCACCCAAATTTAGATGAGTGGTTTTATGTCATGGACGGCGAATTTAAGTTTCAGTTGGGCGACGAAATTCTCTATTTAAAAGCTGGGGATTCCTTGTTTGGGCCTCGGGGCATTCCTCATGCTTTTGTCAAGATCAGTGAAGGCCCCGCCCGGCTGTTGTTGCATCATCAACCGGCGGGCCAGATGGAGGAACAGTTTTTAGAAGGGAGTCAAATGAAGAATCCTACGATTGAACAACGCGAAGCCAGTATGCGTAAATTTGGGATTATACCCGTCGGTCCCCCCTTATCACCGGACTGAGTAGAACGCTAATCACGTTCGGAAAACAAAAAAACTGTAAGTGGTTGCTACTGGGTCTTCTGTACCTAAGTCTGCGCCTGATTACTGTACTGCTTTTGACAGCACCAGATCGATACAATATCGGCTCGGCTATGGCTAACCCTTTCAGCACGACCAAATTATTCAGAGTGCTCTATCTTCAGGGGTAAGGCAATGATAACCCGGGTTCCCAGGGGCTCGTTCATTTCATTCTTTTTATCGATGACCCTTACCTGGGTTTGCTGGCCACTTCGCTGCCCAAGGAGGTGCAGACGATCTTCAGTTACCCGAAGCCCTACGCTCTTGTGGGACGAAACCGTCTTACTCTTCAGTTCACCTGCTCGCTGGCGGCCAACTCCATCATCGTCTACCACACATTCTAAATAACCAGCCTGAGACTGGATCGTAACAGTGATGATACCAGGGCCTTTTTTATGAGCGAGCCCGTGAAGAATAGCATTTTCGATATAAGGCTGGATGATCATCGGCGGAATCATTGTTTTATCCTGGGCCAGGTTCGGATCAACCGAGATTAAAAACATGAATTTGTAATTGAAACGAAGTTGCTCCAGCTCCAGATAAAGCTGCAACTGCTCCAGCTCATTCGCAACATTGACCCACTCCTGCCGGGAGTTATCGAGAATGAGCCGCATCAAGCGGGCAAATTTGACCAGGTATTTATCAGCGTTGTCGCTGTCATTTTGTAGGACAAACAGCCGGATAGCGTTCAATGAGTTATATAAAAAATGAGGATTCATCTGCGAGCGAAGGGCTTTCATTTCGGAAGCTGCCAGCTGCTCGCGAAACGCGCTTTTTTCCACCTCTTGCTGAACCAGATTTTTTTCCCGACGCTTGACACCCAGCACGACCAAGCCGATGACAACACTGAGGGCCATTGCCTGAAACCACCAGGTTTCCCAAAACGGTGGATGGATGTAGATGGGTAACCGTATAGGTGAACTCCAGGCACCATCTTTCTGTCGGGCTTTTACCTCAAAAAGATAGCGCCCGCCTTTCACGCCCGTATACGTAGCAAACGTCCGCGCCCCACTCAATACCCAATCCGGGTCATAACTTGTTAATCGATAGGCATATTCGATCAGACCTTCCTGCGGGCCCACCAGGGAGGAAAAGGTTAACGTGAAAAAATTTTCCTTATAACTCAATTCAATCGGTGGGGAATGGTTGTAAAGGGGTTTCGATTTTTCAAATATCGCAATACTGCTAACCAGTAGTTCTGGTTTTGTTTGCCGGGTTGTAAGCTGAGCCGGATCGATCAGGATCAGTTTATCCGCATTTGCGTACAAAATCATACCGTTCCGGAGTCGACACTGGGCATTCGAGAAAAAGTTATTTTCCCGCTGCCCGTAATCGATACGGGTATTGACAACCTGCTCATGAATCGGATCAAAGATCGTAAATCCTTCATACGTGCCCACCCAGAGCCTCCCCCGTTGATCAGCCAACAGCCGGTTGCAGACGTCCATGAGAAGCCCATCATTTTCCATCCAGGCTTTGAATTGATTTCGAGTGGGGTCGAACCGGATCAATCCTCCCCCTTCCGTGGCCATCCAGATATTGCCTTTTGGATCACCCCATAGGTCATTGATGGGTTGCTGTAGCACTCTGGGCTTTTGCTGAGGATTAGGTACATGTACGGTAAATCGGTCGGTTTCTGCCTGGTATTGATAGAGTCGTCCCATGTAGGTGCCAAACCAGACATTGCCCGCAGCATCTTCACCAACGGCTGTCACATTGGTAGTTTCTGATGACCCAGACAGGCTATCCAGATTATAGCATTTATAGCCTTTTGTCTGGGGGTTGTAGTGAACCAGGAATCGGGCCGATTGGTTGAACCAGATCGTTCGGCGTTTATCCTGAAAGCTCCATAAAGCCACGTTTTGAGGGTTCTTTTTGCCTGAAGGCAGTTCAATAAACGATCGATATTGGCGTGACTTGGGGTTAAAAACAAAAACACCTTTGGCCGAGCAAATCCATAGTTCGTCCTCAATAACGGTCAGATGAAAGGCCCCACCAATTTCAACCGGGAGGTCATTCGGGCTCGCTGTAGCTGGGTACTGAATGTAGGTTTGCTTGGCCTGGTTGTAGGCAATTAGTCCGTTCCAGTCCGTAGCAATCCATACAGTCTCCTTATTATCTTCTACCAGCGCCGTAATTCTAGCCTTCCCTTTTAATACAGGCAAATTATCCGATGGATTAAAAATGATAAAGCTGGATTCGGCTGGCCTGCAACTCGATAACCCATAAAGTCCCCCCAGGTAAAGGGTACCATCACGGGCCTGGATGGCATCCCAAAAAAAGTTGGAAGCGATACTGGCGGGATTGGAATCACTATGGGTTAATTCGATCCATTGTTGTTTACCAGATTGAAAATGATAGACTTTATTTTCCCAGGCACTTAGCCAGACATTGTTCTGCCGGTCAACGTAGATGGCCGAAAGTGCCGGTAAACGGGGAGCATTTGCTGCTGATTCTGGATTGTTAAGCCAGCCAATTGCCTTTGTATCGGGATTAAATGTGTTCACACGCCCTGCTTGATAATCGCCCACCAGGAGGTTCCCTTTCTGGTCAAACGCGAGTGGATAGGCTGGTCGATCCGTGAAGATCGGAGCATGATCGGGGTTATTCTGGTAATTCGTAAAGGTCTTGGTTTGAGTATCAAAACAATTGAGCCCGTTGCTCGAACCAATCCATAACTGCGTTCGTCGCGGATCTTCCACCAGGGCATTTCGATAAATCGCATTGGAACTCAAACTGGCCAAACTGGCCGGATTGTGTTTATAAGCTTTAAACTGCTTCCGATTGGGATCAAATTCGAATACACCACCCAGCGAAGTTGCCCAGATGGTACCATTCCGATCGCAAAGAATATTATTGACCGTATTATTTCGAAAGGTTTCGGCCGAATTAGGCTCCGGCAAATAATTCACAAAGGAGTTGGTTGCCTTCACGTAATGACTGACACCATTAACGGTTGCAATCCAGAGATCGCCCGACTTGTCCTCACAAATATCAATAATGGTATTATGGGCAATCGCATGAGGATTGTTCCGGTTGTATTTAAAGGAGACGAATCGCTGTCCATCAAATCGATTCAACCCATTAAATGTACCGACCCAGATATAGCCTTCCCGATCCTGATGAAGACAATTGATCAGGTTATAGGATAATCCATTTTTGGCAGTTAAATGCGTAAAGAAAAAATTATTGGGAGTGATTGCTTCCGGCTGATGCGGATTTTGCTGGCCTATCAGGATGAAGGGTAAATTGATAAAAATAAGCAGACCAAGGCAAAAAGTACGGTTACGATACATCAGGTAATTAATGAATGCCTCGTTTGATAAGGGATTAAAAATAGATTAAACATAGATACAAACAATCGATTCGACTATTCCTACTTCCTGTTGCTTCCGCCCCGGCCTCGACCAGGATAATGTTGTTCTGTTTTAGTAGAGTAATGTACACGTTAAACAGGTATTGGCTACTGGCCAGATGCTTAAGTTAAAATTCCATACCAAAGCAAAAGCACCGCAGTTCATACGGTGCTTTTGCTGGAAGTAATCTTGCGAAACCTTTATTCACTTCGCAGGCTCTTGACGGGGTTCATCAGGGCGGCTTTGATGCTATGAAAACTCACCGTAACTAGGGCAATTCCAATAGCTAGCAGGCCAGCCAAAGCAAATACCCACCATTCCAGGTCGATCTTGTAGGCAAAGCTTTGTAACCAGCGATTCATGGCATACCAGGCAAGGGGCGAGGCAATGGCAATGGCCAGCAAGACTAATTTGAGAAAGTCTTTTGACAGCAGGCCAACAATACTGCTAACTGATGCTCCGAGCACTTTGCGAACACCAATTTCTTTAGTGCGCTGCTCGGCAGTAAATGTCGCCAGGCCAAATAAGCCAAGGCAGGCAATCAATAAGGCAAGTAACGCTGATCCGTTTATGATATGGAGCAAGGCATTTTCTGCTTCGTATTGCTGCTGTATGTCAGCATCTAAAAAAGAAAATTCAAAGGGTATAGCCGGGATAAGTTTTTGCCACGTAGCTGCCAGACGATTCATCAATTCAGGCAGGGCATCCGTATGAATGTCCGCGACTACATAGTTGAGCTGCTTTGGCTTAGCAGTCAGTACCATTAGAGGTCGAAGAGGTTCTTTTAGTGACCGGTAGTGAAAATCTTTTATTACCCCGATTATCGTGTAGTCCTCCCGCAGGTTCTGATAATCTAGAAAGATACGTGACCCAACGGCCTTTTTGAGTGGAATTGTAAGCTTACGGAGCGTTGTTTCATTGACCAGCACCTGACGATTCGTATCAACCTGGGTCAGGTAGCGACCCGCCAGAAGCGGAATATGAAGCGTTGTTAAAAACGTTTCATCTATCCGATTAACCCAAACACCAGTACCCATTTTCGCTTTTTTTCCAGGCGGCTGGTAAAACATAGGCATATTTTCGCCAACCCAACGGCCGGGGTAGTTAGCTGCACTGCCAATTTGGGTTATGGCCAGCTTGGTTCGTAAGCTTGTAGTAAAGGCAAACCGCTGAGCTTGTGCTTCAGGTGTCGTAAATGTAAAAACGATTTTCTGTTGCTGGTCAAATCCTAAATTTCGAGTTTTGATAAAATTCAATTGCTGTGTAATAACAATAATAGCGATCAATAGCGTGATTGAACCAACGAACTGTGTAATGACCAAACCTTTCCGAAGGGAGATAGACGTATATCCGTTGCGTAGATTTCCTTTCAGGACGTTCACGGCCTGATATGCACTTAAATAAAACGCCGGATAGAAACTCGACAGCAAACCTGTGACTAGTATCAAGATCACCAAAATCACGGCAGTAGGACCTATATGGGTGAACATAACAGGCAATTCGGCTTGCAGTAAGCCATTTAAAATAGGTAGCAACAGCCATACGATTGGTATTGATAGTACCGCAGCCATAGTTACTAACAGCATTGATTCACCGATAAAACGCCCGGCTAAAGAGGAACGACTGGCTCCCATTACTTTCCGAACACCTACTTCCCTGGCACGTCCTGTTGAACGAGCTGTGTTCATGTTCATGAAATTAATGCAGGCCATGAATTGAATCAGTCCGGCAATCAGGAGCATGAGCCGGATAAATTGGGGATTGGCATTTTTTTCAAGTTCCGAATCCAGCTGAGAGTGTAAATGAATGTCGG
This window harbors:
- a CDS encoding membrane dipeptidase encodes the protein MPYFDLHCHPFLRPTWIKGFQPDQVFTVKINPGNVNFVQQVVINAFGKPLETILDSQSCLTHINRADPGGAKVVVATLFAMENSYANLKFCGFNRVLRFIEGMNIGQLQEIGDTNRPDAISYHTLLQRELAVVEDFGNRNFGPFRCQIVNSFDDIDPGPDVINILVNMEGGHNFYGRVNVLDQETLLHRAEVTQALADWKQAAFRSEVPRLLYITVTHHTTNCLTNHAFGVPGRFAGDGTNPNAGGFNPHGNRITDEGLNFIRTALRQTDEEDRILIDLKHMSIQARRQWYRFREKLINEEGFTPIPLVASHMGVTGLSWLDPTVATCNNFLPDPECFEVFHDDSLALLGFRLKEDGPEDLRLKFNPWSINLYNEEIELIVESGGLIGLSFDDRILGNSPFTESTERFSRHEINVTSSDPLDHFPLPSIADIDFNHPVNGNPAINRVDFPHTNRSTNGIFAPNYPDDAIFGNLSFGFLEQQKGLLSLCQNIIHIVRVGGPNAWNCICIGSDYDGIMDAIDAVPNASAVASMRSNFTSFIGRMVGALNQHITNEGIEEPLLTLPGDFYERFLFENAHNFLKTHFTRQIILPNPPQEPNI
- a CDS encoding dihydrofolate reductase family protein, with amino-acid sequence MKAEAFTMTIHMVSSLDGIIAKKDNSVSWFDTADYYEKGVEVTEQATQEFLKTIDCYIMGSRTYEHALELSKSYGWAYGDIPTIVVTHRSLPIERKNIELYAGDLNKLIIERLKPNYKNIWLVGGAILAKDFLRLNLADEIRLSIMPIILGEGTLFFNQIGQEQTLHLKEVTAYKSGMVELWYEIRK
- a CDS encoding IS3 family transposase, whose protein sequence is MLDEQYLLTFQYGYRKMQLVRLQAGCQVNHKRVRRLM
- a CDS encoding response regulator, which codes for MTHTFPESIRVLLADDHALFSDGLALQLTQADPSVTVVAQVFRGSDVLPAVHEHSPDIVLLDINLPVPNGLECARQLSATFPSVKTIMLTMYGYRRFINECYEAGAAAYLLKHVRVPAMLDTIRRVLAGERIFPSPPTTDLHADDSFVVRFKLTPTEIKIIKLLRLGLSNPQISHKLFVGVETVKSHRKNIYRKLGITHLSELINFAQEHGL
- a CDS encoding sensor histidine kinase; the protein is MLVRTCLCFLFLWGSHTTMAQHNPSVLRIDDRFEKNTLFGHAAYFSDTSQTVTIEALLSDTANQYDFQLIDKQILNIGFAPWAHWVRCQIRNEANHEQVLVFGVDFVYIDDLAFFLVDEQRNVRYRKEHISRRTPIVDRPMAHRMFAFPVVIKPNQTLTLYCRAIREKSVLMLPITLYNQPEFIKYGFSFDLLISLGSGILLIAFLTSLSLFLATKKSLLCYYAIYTVSYGIAFMGMVGIWDHYLPNIPLLGENTHLVMFGIAGFAQVNFTIEFLLLRSLLKRKWIIGIKIISLLSLSAAIYVLILPFSFTNSSIIAIVGLVIEVLILGLVVFGLARRKYEALIYLISFLPLLISISWFAITVLFSVDISWVFYKFGYAIPFVQIIVLGIGIGFKLIREKEESLTAVSTIHQQYAEQLLNAQETERRRIAKDLHDDIGTSLIALRGKLPTNSSDAHNFLDQIITDVRAVSHNLMPDELMTLGLAGAVGEAARRLEDSSGIKFLFISAGETVPLSQLAELTLYRAILELMNNVVRHSQATESVVQLVYHPDLLNVTIEDNGRGFPTKNTDSMNGIGLKSVASRTEWLRGLMAVDTSVAGTTIRLEIPYDAHLP
- a CDS encoding nuclear transport factor 2-like protein codes for the protein MLRIYAADIVFYEADNGPAITGHQAIDSLIQKLQGQWPSEFVFILTKAVVANHGVSHAAWTLGPANAKPAASGMDIALIENGLIKELYLYLDEPTR
- a CDS encoding DUF3592 domain-containing protein; protein product: MGYFITFLIGVLLLLGSLYLFSTSINFIKAGTRTLATVEKLVQESGKKGKSTYRPIFRFTTITGQVIHYPYKIASAPPDWAVGEKATLVYKLDDPENPMVLTYFGAFGWAVSLLAIATVLLIIGGGYYLFGYFARQFLL
- a CDS encoding DUF4347 domain-containing protein; the encoded protein is MESVSIHLFDGIDKNFAKLHNLDDGRKVNYMTTYKNLIPFGMPAGDVVRWIKQQIGANKIHILRIVAHGDSGAFFLGKVYNVDNIYEWWTLRGCFDSAARVELHSCAIASETALHTNMIQPGTTIKRGRYSGNTEGNGVKFMRYLASAVNAKVIASIDDHVVGSNKWSLYSTAMSNTVTVYPNGTIETQALNPMVAD